From Campylobacter showae:
CTCAAAAATTTAAAAGGTTAAAAATGATCCCATTTACTGATGAAGAGCTTTTAAAGCCTGTAAAAGCAAGCCTACAAAAGGTTTTGCCGATGCTTGAAAACGACGGCGGAGGCATGGAGCTATTAGGTATCAAAAACGGCAAAGTTTACGTCCGTCTTACCGGCCACTGCCATGGCTGTGCGGCTAGCTCTACTACGCTAAAATACGGCGTCGAGCGCCAGCTTCGCATGGATATCCACCCTGAGCTAGAGGTCGTAAATATCCCTATCGGCGAGGAAGTTAAATTTGATTGATTACAAAAAGGCGGGGCTAAAAGCGTTTAACAAGGGCGAATTTGACGCCGCAGCGAGCTATTTTTCGCTCGCCTATGACAAGAAGCCTGACAAAAAGCTGCTTTTTCTCATCATGCTTTGCTCGCTTGCTAAGACTCGTCGCGACGAGGCGATGACGCTTTTTGAGATATTTAAGCTAAAAGACAAGCTCGGCATGAGCCCCTATGAACTAGAGGAAATTTTAGGCGCGCTTGAGGCGAAATTTAACGACGATGAGAGCCTTGAGGAGCAAAATGCGATCAGCTATGCCGATTTTATGGACGCTGTTAGGCGCGGCGGGTTTAAAAGCACCTTCGAGGATATCATGTTTTCCACGCGCGTGATGATCGACAACCGCGACGATTTCCTCGAGTTTTTACAAAATCTTATCAAAAATGGCTTCATAGAAATGGGGCTAAACTACATCGAGACCGCGGCCGTGATGTTTGCCGGCGACGAGCGGCTAAGCGCGCTGGCTCGCGAAATCAACGAAAAGGCCGAAAGTGAAAATTTACGTTAAAGAAGGCTTCGTCACCGACAACTCGAACGAGTGCGAAGCGGGTTGCTATTTCGTTAAAACGGCGACGAACGCCAAATTTGAAGCCGCCGCCGAGGCAAAGGGTGCAAAAATCATAAATTTGAGCGAATGCAAGCAGCTGCTAGGCATCGACGAGGGTATCAAAATCATCGGCATCACGGGTACGAACGGCAAGACTACGACCGCGGCGGCGATCTACGCCACGCTCTTAAATTTAGGCTACGGATGCGGCCTGTGCGGCACTCGCGGCGCTTTTATAAACAATGAACGCATCGATGATAAGGCGCTAACGACGAGCGAAATTTTACGCACGCTTAGCTACCTAAAAGCCGCTAGCGAGCGCGGCTGCGAGTACTTCGTGATGGAGGCTAGCTCGCATGCCATCGCGCAAAAGCGCATCGAGAGCCTGGAATTTGCGATGAAAATCTTTACGAATTTGACCCAAGACCACCTCGACTATCACGGCACGTTTGAGGAGTACGCACACGTAAAGAGCGAGTTTTTCGCGGATGACGCGCCAAAACTCATAAACGTCGACGATCGCGGCGGGATCAAATTTAACCCAGCAAACGCCCTAACTTACGCGCTTCACGCTGACGCGGACTTTGCGCCCGGCGAGTATTCGCTAGAGGGCGGCATACGCGGGACGCTAAAGACTCCGCGCGGCCAGATGGAGCTAAGCTCAAATTTGCACGGCGAATTTAACCTCTATAACCTCATCGCGGCCGCCTCTTGCGTTGCGACGCTGACGGATAGGCCGCTAGATGAGATCGCGCGCGCGGCGTCGAAATTTGACGGCGTCGAGGGGCGCATGGAGGTCGTGAGTCGCGATCCGCTCGTGATCGTGGACTTTGCGCATACGCCAGACGGCATCGAAAAGGTTCTAAACGCGCTGCGTCATCGTAAAATCGTCGCGGTTTTTGGTGCCGGCGGCGATAGAGACCGCACCAAGCGCCCAAAAATGGGTGCAACCGCGCAAAAATACGCGCACAGACTAGTTGTTACAAGTGATAACCCTCGTAGCGAAGAGTCAGAAACCATCATCGCCGAAATTTGCGGCGGCCTAGAGATGAACGAGCGCGTAAAATGCATCGCAAACCGCAAAGAGGCGATAAAATACGCGCTTGAAAGCCTCGCACAGGATGAAATTTTGGTGATTTTAGGTAAGGGCGACGAAACCTACCAAGAGATCAAAGGCGTAAAGTATCCGTTTAGCGACAAGCAGGTCGTGCGCGAACTTTTGGACGGACGCGCCTAAATTTACGTATAAAACGGCGGCAGACAAGGGTAAATTTGCGTAAAATTTGCCTTTGTTTGCGTCTAAATTTCTATTTTTACCACCAAACGGCGTCAAATTTATCGCAGTTTTTATCGCTCGCGCAAATGCTTCTAAAATCAAATTTAATCACAAATTTAACCCCGAATTTTATCGTAGCGAGCAAACAAAAATGAATCGCCGCGGCTAAATTTATAGTATAATTTTTCTAAAAAACACAAAGGACGGCCGATGAAAATCGAAATTTTATCAAGCAAAATCCACCGCGCGCGCGTGACGGACGCAAACCTCAATTACGTGGGCTCGGTTACGATCGGACCCGAGCTCATCGAGGCTGCGGGACTTTGCGAATACCAAAAAGTCGAGATCCTAAACGTCAATAACGGCGAGCGCTTCGCTACATACGTGATCCGCGGCAAAAAAAAGGGCGAGATCTGCCTAAACGGCGCGGCCGCGCGTAAAGTCTGCGTAGGCGATGTCGTCATTATCGTTGCTTATGCGCTTCTTAGCGCCAAAAAAGCGAGAGATTTCGAGCCAAAGATCGTGCAGGTAAACGCGCAAAACGAGATCGTAAAATAACATATAGCCAAATTTGGTGCTTCTTGCGCAGAACCGTTTAAATTTACGCTTGTGACGCCTGGTCAAATTTGCGGTAAAATTTAGGCTAGTGCGGCACGACGGTCATTTACAAACAGACAAAAAGCGAATGCGCCGAATATGAATTTATTAAAATTTTGCCGCCGTTTGGGGTTAAATTTGACGAGGTCGGTAAAATTTGACGAAAATGGGCAAAAACTTGCGCGTAAATTTAAAAGGATTCGCAAAATGATAGCGATTTATTTCAGCTCCACGGGCAACACGAAGTATTGCACGCAGAGATTTATAGAGCGTCTGGGCGGCGATATCCCCGCGGTTTCGATCGAGGACGAGGGCTGCGCTGAGCTGCTAAAGCGCCATGGCGACGTGATCCTTGCCTATCCTGTTTACTTTAGCGACCTGCCGCAGATCGTGCGCGAGTTTATTTACGAAAACAGCGCGAATTTCTGCGGCAAAAACGTCTTTATTATCGCTACGATGGAGATTTTTAGCGGCGACGGAGCGGGCTGCGCGGCTAGGATTCTAAAGCGGGCAGGCGCAAAGATAACGGGCGGCGCACACGTGAAAATGCCCGCGTTTATCCTCGACATGGCGATTTTTAGCTACTCGGCGCAGAAAAACGAGCGCCTGATCAAGGAGGCAAACGCCAAGCTAGAGCGCGCCTCGGAGGCATTTGCCGCGGGTAATCCGCCGCAAGAGGGGCTAGGCGTGCTATGCCGTATCGCGGGGCTTTTGGGGCAGCGGCTATGGATGAAAATTTGGGACAAAACGCCGTTTGCCAGGCGCAAACCGAGCCTCGATGCGGCGCGGTGCAACGGGTGCGGCGAGTGCGCAAAATCCTGCCCGATGCAAAATATAAAAATCGCGCACGGCAAGGCGAGATTTAGCGAGCGCTGCACGATTTGCTACAGATGCGTGAACAAGTGCAGGCAAAAGGCGATAACGATCCTCGGCAAGGCGGTAAATCTGGAAAAATCGGTCGCGGCGGAGTTTAAAGATATCTGATTCGCGTTTGTTTTCGTGGGTCTCAGCTCTGCGATAGTTTATTTTGCTGTGCTTTACGTACGGCTTTTAAATTTGATGAAAATCCTCTTTTAGCTCTGTATTCCGCCTATTATTCCAGGTAAATTTCTCAAATTTACAGAAAATCCGCGCTAAAAACCCCGCAAATACGTATGCTCCAAACTAAAATAGATCAAAACGCGCGCAGTTCATTTAAAGCAAAATTTCATCATCAAATTTGACGGCTTTTCGGACTCAAATTTACCCGTCCGTGCCCGTATCCGCCGCAAATTTCAAGGCGGGAACGAAACTTGCATTGCAGGCTTTAAATAAAGTAAATTTAGCTTAAATTGGCTAAAATAACGCGAAATTTGAAAGGATGTTTATGTTTGAGGGGATAGATTTTTCAAAAATGGGACAGATGCTCGAGGAGGCGCAAAAAAAGGCGCAGGAGATTGAGCAGGAGAGCCAAAAGCGCGAGTTTAGCGTAAAAAGCGGCGGCGGGCTCATTAGCGTTAGAGCAAACGGCAAGGGCGAGGTGCTCGATATTAGCATCGACGACAGCTTGCTAGAGGACAAGGAGAGTTTGCAGATCTTGCTCATCAGCGCCATAAACGACGTGCTAAAGATGATCGAGGACGACCGCAAGAACGCCGCGTCAAGGATGCTAGGCGGCTTTGCCGGCATGGGGCTAGGGCAATGAAACGCGCAGCTATCTCGCGCCGTTTGGACGCGGTTTTTGGACTTGCGCGGTTAAATTTTAGCGGCGCTTTGGACGGTGTGGCTGTAAATTTGAACTCAAATTTAGCCCGTAAAATTTGCTCTCCACTTTTTGCGGTTTTTGTGATTTGCGCATTTGCCGCGTCGCTTAGAGCCGAGCCGCGCCCGACGCAGGATGATTTTAACGCTTGCTTCGAGAAAAATTTGCCTGCTATGGTAAACGTCGCCGGTAACGGCGGCATCGCGATCACGCCAAATTTAATCGCCGTACCTAAAGGCGAAATCCCCGTGAAAAATTACGTCAAATTTGACCCGTATCTTGGCCTATATCTGGTTGCCTCGGACGCCAAACTCGAACCTATGAAGATGGCCGACGATAACGCGACGAAAAAAAGCGACTGGGTCAGCGTCACGCGCGATCTAAACGCGACCGTCTACGGCCACGTAAAGGCGCAGGCACAGGCGCTAGGCGAGCTGGACGTGCTCACGTTTGACGTAAACGGCACGGGTGCCGTGCTAAGTCCGTGCTGCAAGCTACGCGGTATCGCCGTGGGTGGGGACAAATTCGTCCCGAGCCGCTATCTAAGGCACTTTGCGGCGTATAAAGACGTGTACTACGGAGACGTGGGTGCGGTCTTTGAGGAGCGAGACGGCAAGCTCTACGTAAAGAGCGTCGATCCGCTCGGACGCGGCGCGGCACTGATGGCGGGAGACGAAATTTTGAGCGTAAACGGCGAGAAATTTGAGAGTTTGCGCGAGCTAAACGAGAGGATTTTGTTCGCCAAAAAGGGCGAGCGGCTCAAATTTGAGATCAAGCGCGGCGACGAGGTTTTGAGATTTGGCGTGGCGGTCTCTGACGATGCGGCCAAAAAAGAGCAAAAAGCGCCGATGAAGGCGGATAAAAAGGCCGCCGCTAGCGACGCAAAACCTCAGTCCATACCGCAAAGTAGCGATGCCGCGAGCGTGCAAAAGCTCTACGGCATGACATTTGACGAGAAGCTAACGGTAAAAAGCGTCGACGCGAACTCGGGTGCGGCGAAATTTGGCGTCAGAGTCGGCGACAAGCTGATACAAGTGGGGCAAAAAACGGTCTCAAGCCGCAAAGAAGCGCTCGGCCTGCTCGCTAAAGGCGGCGGTCAAAATTTGCTCTTTAGACGCAACGGCTTTGACTTTTTTTACAACGAGCGGTAGATTCGGACGGTAAATTTGACGCTTTTGGCGGGTAAACGAAGCGTCAAATTTGGCCTATGCTTGGAGCCGACAAAATAAAACGGAGAATAGATGCAAGATCAAAAAAATTTAGCGATGAAATTAAAATCTACGGGTAACGGTAAAATTTGCGTTCAAAATGCGGCGAGAGGGTTAAATTTGAGCGAGTCACGGGCGCTGCCGAAGGGTCAAATTTTAGCTCGCAGTTCGCGCGCGAGCTCGTCGCAAAATCAGCCTCAAATTTTAAACGCGTCCAAATCTAAAATAAACTCCGAAAATCCGACACAAAGCCCAAAAAATAGAGCAAATTTGATCTCGTTAAACGCGGCAAAAGGCTCGTGTTTTAGCTCGGGCGCAAATTTGCAGCAAACGGCTCCGAGCGCCGCCGATCAGGACGCGCTTTTGGCCGAGTTTAAGGCATTTTTGAGTGCGCATTTACCGAGCTCGCCTAGCTTTCATCCGTGTTTTGACGAGGCGCTCTCATACACGCTAAAATCGGGCGGCAAGCACTTTCGCGCGATGCTAGTCGCTGGCGTCGTAGCAGCGGTGCGTCCGGAGCGCAAAGAGGCGGCGTTTCACGTCGCGCTAGCATTTGAGACGATGCACAGCTACTCGCTCATCCACGACGATCTACCTGCGATGGACGACTCGGATCTGCGCCGCGGACAGCCTAGTCTGCACGTCAAATTTGACGAAGTGACGGCGATCCTGGCTGGCGACGCTCTAAACACCCACGCCTTTTATCAGATAGCAAGGGCTCCGCTAGACGCGGACGCGCGCATAAAATGCGTCGAGATCCTAAGCCGCAACGCCGGTATCTACGGCATGGCGCTAGGGCAGGCTGTGGATTGTTATTTCGAAAATCAAAAGCTAGGGCTTGAAGAGCTAAAATTTCTGCACGTCCACAAGACCGCGCGCCTCATCGCAGCAAGCTTGCAAGCAGGCTGCGTCGTGGCGGGGCTAGACGAGGCGGAGGCTGCGCGCATATACGACATCGGGCTTGATCTGGGGCTGGCGTTTCAGATCGCAGACGACATCATCGACGCGACGCAAAGCGCCGAAACGGCGGGCAAGCCGACGCATAACGATGGCGCGAAAAACTCCTTTACCAACCTTCTTGGCGTGGAGGGCGCGGTGCAGGCTAAAAACGAGCTCATCGCAAAGATAGAGTGCGAGCTAGGCGGCGTGCATGCTGGTATCCGCGCTATCGTGACGGGCCTCATCGACAAGCATTTGCGGTAAATTTAGCTTAAATTTGCGTTTGAGTCGGTTAAATTTGAGCCGTCAAATTTGCCGTCAAATTTCGCAAATTTTATCTATAACTACAAAACTCTATCCGCTCGGTATAAATAAACGACGTTCTAAACCGTGCCGATCCTGCCGTAAATTCGGCAAAATTCGGTGTCCTTTTTATGCTATAATCTTTTAAATTTATCAAAAGGAGAGATAATGAAAAAAATAGCCTTATCGCTTGCGCTTTTGTGTGCGGCGGCGTTTGCCAAAGAGTACGACTACATGCTAGCTAGCACCGTGCAAAAAACTTTTGAGGAACCGACTTCTAGCTACGAGACCAAGCAAAGCTACGACGCCAAGGCTCGCCGCCTAGAGCTGGTGAGCAGCTCCGAGCTCGCAGACGGCCTAAAGGGCAAACACAAAGAGATCAGCTACTATAACAAAGACGGCAAGATGACGAAATTTGAAGCCTATAGCTATGATTTTGCCGCGAAAAAATGGGTCAAAGTAACCGAATATAAAGCCGACTATAAAAAAGGCGTCCTCACGCAGGAGTCTAGTTCGTTTATCAGAGGCGTACCGGAAAATGCCAGCAAAATCATCACAAAGTACCTAAAAAACGCTAGCGAGGAGATCAGATACGAGCTAGTAAAAGGCAAATGGCAAAAAGCTGCGCTAACCAAAACCGTCGAGAACGCATACGGCGAGAACGAGCTCATCGTGCTTAGCGTCTGGGACGGCAAAAGATGGCAGCCCAAGTCAAAAACGCAGCTACTCTACGGCGCAGACGGGCAGACGCGTGGCTACGAGAGCTGGGACTACGAAAACGGCGCATGGCAAAACCGCGAAAGAAGCACTGTTGCGGGCGATGTGAAGGGCAAATACGAGCAGGTAAGAAGCGTATTTGAGGGCGGCGCGTGGCGCTATGACGAGATGTCAAAGCACGACTACGACGCCTCTAGCGGCAAAGACGTGACGATAAACCTCATCTGGAACGCCGAACAAAACGCATGGGAAAACAACAGCAAAAGCGTCTCGGTCGTAGAGGGTGCGGACTTCGAGACGGCGGCGTTTTTGTGGGATAAAGAGCGCAAAGAGTGGACGCAGGAGTACTCTAACCGCAGCATCTACGACAAGAGCGGCGAGCGTCTGCTAACTCAGCGATACGACACGATGGACGGCAGCGAGAAGTTCGTCTACGGCTACAACGAGCGCGGCGATAACGTGAGCGTGGATATCTATGAGCTAGTTATCGACGAAAACGGCAAAAGATGGGTGCAAAATAAGCGCATGGAGACGACCTTTGATCCGCATATACTAGCCGACGACGTCGGACACGGCGGCTCGCTGATGTCCTTTGAGATGCCTAGCAGATACGCGGTGAAGAGCTTTAAACAATTCGTCGCAGCGGACGGTAAATTTAAGCTCGCCT
This genomic window contains:
- a CDS encoding DUF7488 domain-containing protein; amino-acid sequence: MKRAAISRRLDAVFGLARLNFSGALDGVAVNLNSNLARKICSPLFAVFVICAFAASLRAEPRPTQDDFNACFEKNLPAMVNVAGNGGIAITPNLIAVPKGEIPVKNYVKFDPYLGLYLVASDAKLEPMKMADDNATKKSDWVSVTRDLNATVYGHVKAQAQALGELDVLTFDVNGTGAVLSPCCKLRGIAVGGDKFVPSRYLRHFAAYKDVYYGDVGAVFEERDGKLYVKSVDPLGRGAALMAGDEILSVNGEKFESLRELNERILFAKKGERLKFEIKRGDEVLRFGVAVSDDAAKKEQKAPMKADKKAAASDAKPQSIPQSSDAASVQKLYGMTFDEKLTVKSVDANSGAAKFGVRVGDKLIQVGQKTVSSRKEALGLLAKGGGQNLLFRRNGFDFFYNER
- the panD gene encoding aspartate 1-decarboxylase produces the protein MKIEILSSKIHRARVTDANLNYVGSVTIGPELIEAAGLCEYQKVEILNVNNGERFATYVIRGKKKGEICLNGAAARKVCVGDVVIIVAYALLSAKKARDFEPKIVQVNAQNEIVK
- a CDS encoding UDP-N-acetylmuramoyl-L-alanyl-D-glutamate--2,6-diaminopimelate ligase, yielding MKIYVKEGFVTDNSNECEAGCYFVKTATNAKFEAAAEAKGAKIINLSECKQLLGIDEGIKIIGITGTNGKTTTAAAIYATLLNLGYGCGLCGTRGAFINNERIDDKALTTSEILRTLSYLKAASERGCEYFVMEASSHAIAQKRIESLEFAMKIFTNLTQDHLDYHGTFEEYAHVKSEFFADDAPKLINVDDRGGIKFNPANALTYALHADADFAPGEYSLEGGIRGTLKTPRGQMELSSNLHGEFNLYNLIAAASCVATLTDRPLDEIARAASKFDGVEGRMEVVSRDPLVIVDFAHTPDGIEKVLNALRHRKIVAVFGAGGDRDRTKRPKMGATAQKYAHRLVVTSDNPRSEESETIIAEICGGLEMNERVKCIANRKEAIKYALESLAQDEILVILGKGDETYQEIKGVKYPFSDKQVVRELLDGRA
- a CDS encoding NifU family protein, with amino-acid sequence MIPFTDEELLKPVKASLQKVLPMLENDGGGMELLGIKNGKVYVRLTGHCHGCAASSTTLKYGVERQLRMDIHPELEVVNIPIGEEVKFD
- a CDS encoding YbaB/EbfC family nucleoid-associated protein, with amino-acid sequence MFEGIDFSKMGQMLEEAQKKAQEIEQESQKREFSVKSGGGLISVRANGKGEVLDISIDDSLLEDKESLQILLISAINDVLKMIEDDRKNAASRMLGGFAGMGLGQ
- a CDS encoding EFR1 family ferrodoxin (N-terminal region resembles flavodoxins. C-terminal ferrodoxin region binds two 4Fe-4S clusters.): MIAIYFSSTGNTKYCTQRFIERLGGDIPAVSIEDEGCAELLKRHGDVILAYPVYFSDLPQIVREFIYENSANFCGKNVFIIATMEIFSGDGAGCAARILKRAGAKITGGAHVKMPAFILDMAIFSYSAQKNERLIKEANAKLERASEAFAAGNPPQEGLGVLCRIAGLLGQRLWMKIWDKTPFARRKPSLDAARCNGCGECAKSCPMQNIKIAHGKARFSERCTICYRCVNKCRQKAITILGKAVNLEKSVAAEFKDI
- a CDS encoding polyprenyl synthetase family protein, which gives rise to MAEFKAFLSAHLPSSPSFHPCFDEALSYTLKSGGKHFRAMLVAGVVAAVRPERKEAAFHVALAFETMHSYSLIHDDLPAMDDSDLRRGQPSLHVKFDEVTAILAGDALNTHAFYQIARAPLDADARIKCVEILSRNAGIYGMALGQAVDCYFENQKLGLEELKFLHVHKTARLIAASLQAGCVVAGLDEAEAARIYDIGLDLGLAFQIADDIIDATQSAETAGKPTHNDGAKNSFTNLLGVEGAVQAKNELIAKIECELGGVHAGIRAIVTGLIDKHLR
- a CDS encoding histidine kinase; translated protein: MIDYKKAGLKAFNKGEFDAAASYFSLAYDKKPDKKLLFLIMLCSLAKTRRDEAMTLFEIFKLKDKLGMSPYELEEILGALEAKFNDDESLEEQNAISYADFMDAVRRGGFKSTFEDIMFSTRVMIDNRDDFLEFLQNLIKNGFIEMGLNYIETAAVMFAGDERLSALAREINEKAESENLR